In the genome of Paenibacillus sp. GP183, the window TCCGTTTTCGGATAAAACCGACGCTGACGGCAAGCTTATCGTTTTATCTCCAACATTCGCTACTTGACTGCCCACACGGAAATAAATTTTGGTATTGTCTCTATTGAGCGTGACACTTTTTTCATCCGCATTCCAGACAATATGTTCATTGTCATCTTGAAATCCCAGTTTCGTCACAACGGCTCTTAATGGCAGCAAAACTTGATGATTTTGCATCATTGGAGCGTCCGCATAAGCCTCATCTTGCCCGTCGATCACGATTTTGATGCCCGCATTCAACTTCTCAGCTGCAAAAGCGGGTACCGAGAACGAAGCAACAAGCAAGCCGGCTAACATGGAAATAGATATCCATTTTTTTATAGAAAACCCTCCTTGATTTTTTAATTTTTACTGGAATTTCATCTAACTCTTATTTGCCAACTTCGTAAAATAATGTTTTATTTAAGTATTCGCGAACTTCGTATAATTTCCTTTTTATGGATTCATCAACATTACACATTCCTCTCTAACAATATCCCTATATAAGTTGAACTATTGGTTTTCCGGTAGCTCCCCTGATTCCATCCTAATGCATAGACGATCGATGATGTTTAAGGGATCTTTCATGATTTGTTCCATGAAGGAATGTACGTTTCCTCGTATTTCGACGACGGTGTGATAGAAGACATTATTAATCACATCCGACTTTAACCATTTCCATAATCCCTCGACGATATTAAGTTCTGGGCTGTACGGAGGAAGAAAAACAAGTTTAAGCCGACCTTGCTGCTCCTTAAAAAATGGTTCAAGCAATTTTGCGTGGTGAGCTCGAGCATTGTCCAATACCATTGTTATTTTGCCTTTGGGGTAAGCATCAACGACTCGATGCAGAAACACCAGAAACTTTTCAGCTGTATATTCCTCATCTTCCTGCCATACGATTTGGCCTGTGCCGTAATCAACTGTAGAAAACAGCTTTACGCCTCGATGTTTGCCTGTGGTTTTTATGATTCGCTGTTTGCCTTTAGCAAACCAGGTGCGTTGAAGAGCTTGATAATCACGGATCATGGCTTCATCTTCAAACAATAAATGATCAATTTCGCCATTCTCGTAATTTTTTTAACCTTGGGAAGGTTGTTTCGACAAACTCTTTTTGCTTCTCTTCGTCAGCTGCCGCTAAGGTATAGGTTGGTTTGGTATAGCTCATATCAAGACGGTGCATCAACTTGGACACACCCCGGATGGAGTAACTTTCGCCAAACTCACGTTTGATATACTCGCCGATCAGTTGAAGCGTCCAGTTGAATTTTGCCGTAAATCCAACCTCATGAGGAAGTGATTCTATGATTGTCTTCTTAAGCTTCACTTGCTGCTCTTTAGTAATTCGCTCACGGCGACCAGGGGAGAAATTCATCTGTAATCCATCTAAACCGGATTCGTGATATTGCTGTAAATACGTTCTTACCGTACGCTCCGACCTCCCGATGATTGTGGCAATTTGCTGCTTGTCATGCCCCAGTAAATGTAAGCGAACTGTCTGGTATCGCTCGAACATTCGACGGTTCTTTTCTTGTTTTAACCGTTTCTCAACTTCCTGTAACTTAACTGCTTCCATCGTCATCACCCGTCCATTAAGTGGTCTTCACTTATTCGACGGTTGATGGGTAGAAATCCTTTCAATTAGAAAAGGAAAGTGTCTAGTTCAACTTATATAGATCCTCGAAGTTAGACAATAAAGTTGTGAAGTAACAAACAAAGTTTTGAAGTAACTAGGTGTTCAC includes:
- a CDS encoding IS630 family transposase (programmed frameshift), translating into MTMEAVKLQEVEKRLKQEKNRRMFERYQTVRLHLLGHDKQQIATIIGRSERTVRTYLQQYHESGLDGLQMNFSPGRRERITKEQQVKLKKTIIESLPHEVGFTAKFNWTLQLIGEYIKREFGESYSIRGVSKLMHRLDMSYTKPTYTLAAADEEKQKEFVETTFPRLKKLENGEIDHLLFEDEAMIRDYQALQRTWFAKGKQRIIKTTGKHRGVKLFSTVDYGTGQIVWQEDEEYTAEKFLVFLHRVVDAYPKGKITMVLDNARAHHAKLLEPFFKEQQGRLKLVFLPPYSPELNIVEGLWKWLKSDVINNVFYHTVVEIRGNVHSFMEQIMKDPLNIIDRLCIRMESGELPENQ